The sequence TCAGACAAGGACAGGGGCATGGGATGATCTTCGTTGAGCCGGTAGAGATTGCAGGAATTATCGGAGAATTTTTGAATAATTAAACGATATTTGTCAGCTAAAGAAGAGAGTACGCACATCTGACATTCTATCTGACCAACTGGACGAAATAAATATCTTCTCCAAATGAAATGAACACTTCAATTGGAAAAACAAAACGGTATATCAAATAATAAAGCACAAAAAAATTACTGTGTTAGAGCAGTTACATTCACATTTTGAACGGTCTGTGAACACGAGCTCTGCACTGGCGTCACAACAGGGGTTGGTGACGGATTGGAAACCTGGGCAACAATAACCGGAACCTGGGTTGAATTATTACCCTGAGTAACAGGTTGCACTGGGGCAGGGGCAGGAACCGCTGATTGTCCGCCAACCGTAAGATTTACCTGAGTGCTGGCTCCTGGCTGATAGGGTGCAGTCTGATCTGCTGGTTGATCATTGATCTTAAAGGAAATTGTTGGAACACCATTTGCAAAATCATTATCTCCAGCCATTACAATAAGACGCTCATCAAAAGTTCCAAGACCGCCAAATTTGCCCGCTTCTACTACTGTGATAGAGCCCTGAAGAGTGCCATTCACATATGCTGAAATAACTGATCCAACCGGAACAGGAGATCCTTGCACCAATGCACTCCCATAAAATTCACATGGAAGTTGTGGTGATGCAGCGAAAACTATTCCACTCATTGCTATACATACACAGGCTGCAAGAAGAGCCGAAATCCAGATAGAATATTTGTTTGTCATCGTATCATAAAATTTCAGGAGGAGGATTTTCTCCACCTTTTTTACCAGCCGGAATAATCCTCCGGCAGTATACAATTGCTTATTGTGTCAACAATGTCGTAGAAATACATGAAGTCTGCACGATCTGAAGATCGGAGATCCACGTTGGTTATCGAACCTGGAGTGAATGGATATGTGTCACCCCAATCTGAACTGGACAACGGATTTTTAACCTCTGCTTTATACCAATATTCAAAGTCCTGAGGTTTAATCCAGAAGGTAATCGGATCACGCTGCTCAATTGATTCATATGGCACATCAACTGCCAGCATCTCTTTTCCGACTGGATCACCATATTGCCCAAAGGTTAATACCGAAACAGGATTTGTCGGATTCGAGAGGTCAATACCTTCCCTGGTTGCCATCACCCTATCTCCTACCCTGAGTGGATACCCATTGAATTCAGCCTTTCCGTAGAAATACTGGGGCTCCCATGCTGAAGGTTCTGGAGTCGGGGTTGGAGTCGGTGGCACAGTTGGTAATGGTCCGGCCCAGAGGTGAACAGTTCTGGATTTTCCACCTTCATATGGAACTTCATGGGTTTCTCCATGAACTGTAATGGTCTCATTTGCATCAATGTCTTCATTAATAAGCCAGGCTTGAGTATACCGTGGCCAGCCATCATCTTTTACCCAGAAAGAGATGTTGGCATTTTCAGGGAGACAATTCCCCTGGACGGTGAGTTTATCTGCCCAACTGCTGTTACCACTTCCGAAATACCCGGCATTAACCATCGTGAAGGGATTTTCAGGTCCTGACACATCATACCCCTCAATCCGGGCTTCAATCATTCCTCCTACCTTGATGTTGGGCTGACAGTTATGACAAACTCCTTCTGAATCCAGGTATTCAGTTCCATCAGTGATATGAACATCGCCCTGAATACTCATCGGAATAGAAGGAACACCTGCACAGCCGGTTGGAACAGGAGTAACCGGAATAGGTGGTATTTCATTTGGTGGATTTTTCAGAACAACAAGTCTGACTTGTGTTTCCTGGCCTGGCTTATAGGGGACAGTCCAGAGATATGAACCATCATCCTGAAGGATGTACGCCCTGACCAGCCGGTTCATTTCATCAGCAACCCAGAACTCGATCTCTGAATCTGCAGGAACACCTTGAACCTGAAGTTTCGGAGAGAAGGTACCGCTTTTTCCAAATACTCCTTTTGCAGTTTTAATTGGATTATATTGACCCTTTATGTCATGACCCGGAACACGTGCTTCAACAGTTCCACCACTCTGAATTGGTTTGCCATACAGCTCGACTGTTCCCACAAATGTCTGTGGGACGGATGGTACTGCAATTGGTGTAATCGTAGGAACAGGTGTTTCTGCACCTTCGATAAGGATCAGATCCTTTTTGGATGAGGTGGAACTCTGACCAGTTGCATCTGCTATAGTCAGATTAACCGTGTATTTTCCAGCAGTTGCATACGTATGTCCTGGATTTGCAACCATATCTCCGGTTCCGTCACCAAAAGTCCAGGCCCACATAGTCGGACTTCCTGTTGACTTATCTGTGAACTGTACCGAGAGAGGTGGTTTTCCAGAGGTTGGTGATGCAGTAAAGTCAGCATGAAGAATACTAGTATCAGTCACTGAAATGTACCCTTCTTTTATCTGAGTTGAACTGGATTCCTGATTTGAGACGGTAAGTCTTACCGTATAAGTTCCAGGCATCATGTACTGGTGAACCGGATTAGCAATCATATCCGTTGTACCATCACCAAAGTCCCAGGCCCACATGGTCGGACTCCCAGTTGAGAGATCAGTAAAGGTAACAGTAAGCGGAACTGTTCCAGAAACCGGATCCCCGATGAAATCAGCAACCATGGCCTCACCAGATGAGATTGGAAGAGGATTTTCCATCTCAGGAAGCTGTGGTGGCATATCACTGACTATCGGTTTATCTGATATCAACTGTTCCTCTGTCGGAACTTCTACCTCCGGTTCCAGAATGGCAGTTTCTACTGATTCTTCTCCGGTTTCAGTCTTTGCAATAATTACCGGTGTATCGACAGGAACATTGGTCACAGCAGGTGCATCTCCACCAATTGAGAGATCCAGATTCATACTCACTCCTGGCTGAAATGCTGTCTCCTGCCATGCTTTCTGTCCATTTATCCAGAATGTAATCTGTGCACTCCCTGTACCCAGATCATTCTCCTCAGCGACTACTTTCAGCCGCTGGTCAAACGTTCCCGGACCTCCGTACTTACCAGCTTCCTCAAGAACATATTGTCCTCGTTCTGCATCATTGATTTTGGCTGATAAAATAGTCCCTACTGGTGCAGGGGAGCCATCAATGGTTACGGTTCCGTAGAACTCACAGGGAAGTGCCGGAGCCCCGGCAGAACAGATAAGTACAAAGGAAAACAGGAGGAGTGTAGCCAGTGCCGTCCGGGCGGCTACGGTTCCTGTAATCATGATTCCTCACACACCAATGGCAGCCAGTGTTCCAGGCTTTTCCATATAGAGCCAGTATCCCCTCGATGGGAAGAGATATGTGTTCTCACCCTGTCCACCGTTTACAATGGTTGATTCCCACTGCTGGTGCTGTGCATCATAGCCACGGGCATAAATCCATGCATCCTTGACTGATTTCAGGGTATCCTTTGCTGTTGCCGGATTGCCTCCGGTAAATCCGATTGCTGCCCATCCATTTGGAAGGTTCCGGGTGATTGGCGCACTAATCGGATCATTCTTGAAGGTCAGATTGATGGTATACGGGTTAACTGAATAAATCCAGTATCCGTTCAATGGGGCAATGGTTGTTCCCGTAAGAACCTGATCCCAGTACTGCCGTGCCGGATCATATGCCCAGATTGCATGCCCACCAGTTGGAACTTCCCTAAAGACGACACCTGCAGTGTTATATCCATCTGCAAGGGTTCGTGCAACTGATATAAAGTTCCAGCCACTGTAGAGATGAACCTTGGTTGGGTCATATGGTCCGATGGTCGGAGTTGGCTGTGGCCCACCAATGACAGTAATATAGTCTTTCTTGATTACCCGGTCAATTTCCTCACCAAGAGTAATGGTCAGGGTAACGGTATACTTTCCTCCATACTGGTAGGTATGAGATGGATCTTTTACACCAGCAGAGGTGAATCCATCACCAAAGTCCCAGAACCAGTTAGTCGGTGATCCTGTCGACTTGTCAGAGAACTTAACAGAAAGAGGTGCTGCCCCTGAGGTGGGGCTTGCAACAAAGTCTGCCTTAATACGAGGCTCACGAACGGTTATGTAGTCCGGCTTGGTTGCAGTGTCTTTTACACCGTCTTTGTTCATAACAGTCAGTGAAACGGTATAAACACCTGCTTCACTATAGCTGTGCTTTGGATTGACTTCAGTTGAAGTAGTGCCATCTCCAAACTCCCAGTATCGCTCGGTCAGATTCTTTCCGGTTGATTCATCTTTGAACTGAACTTCAAGCGGTCTGCTTCCCTGAGTCGGGTCAGCACTGAATGCTGCTGTCGGAACACGGTCATCAACAATTCTCAAGGTGAGGATGATATATTTGTCATCAACCAGCCGCTGGTCAAGGAAGTTCTTGATTGCAGAGACTGCCTGTTCACCCTGGTAGTATCCCGGACCGTCGAGTGGGAAGAGCTTGCTCCACTCATCTGGATAGGAAGTGACCATCCAGATCCGGTTTGCCTCTATTGGTTCACGGACATCAGTCTCCTCTACCATGTCAAACTTGTGGTTATACATGGGGTGCTGCAATATGATGCTGTATGCACCAGGTTTGAGATCACAGAGACTGATGTAGTTGAGCAGGTTCACCTCAAAGGTATCATCACAGAAGACAGGGATTCTTGCATTGACATATTTGTCATTGCCTACCTTCTCTTCTCCGAATATCCACAGGTTAATCTCTTTGGTGACATTCTCTCCTTCTCCGGTGTGTGGGAATCCACATGCCTTTCCAGTCAGAAGAATCTCATCCATTGAAGTCCAGCTGCAACCATCAGGACAACATTCAATCGGTTTTGTAATGATATCCGGTTCGAGGATTGCGTCAAAGCATGGTTCCTCGAGAATTATATCTCTGGAAGCAGTTACAGCACAGGCACAATCCAGACAACACCCATTAATTGGCTGGCTGGATGCATAGACAGTATACGTTCCTGGATTAATTGGAGCCTTCTGGGTCTTCCACGTGTATGTCCAGGTTCCGTCACTCTTCACTGGCACAACAATGGTCGTGAACTGGTCAGATTCTTCCTTACAACCAAGCTCAATCATGTCAAGACCTGGCTGGATGATATTTTCAGTCTCATCAGGACGTTTCCATCCAAGGAGATCATTACCACACTTGTTCTGGCACTGGCTACCAGTCATGAACAGGTAGACAACATTGCTGTCAGTGTTCGTGCCGGAGAGGGTTATGTCATTACCAAGGTAATATGGCGGTTCTTCCTTTATGTCAAGAGTGACTACTCCCTTATTCACCTGAACAAGAGCATCTCCATCAATGACTTGAGAGATGTCTGGTTCAACACTCTGAACATGAATCCGATATGGACGGTCAGGTGCTACATCCGGTCCGACTGTGAATTCTACGGTCTTATATCCTGGTGTTGGCTCATTATCACCGTCTGTGGTGACCTGAGCATAATAATATACACCATTCTCATAGACATCACGTGCATTTGGCTTATCATCAGTTGGAACTACTGATCGGATATCTCCAGATTTTTCACAACAATCTGGTGAAAGTTTGGTCGAACCAATCGTGAAGGGGCCTTCTTTGTTATCAAATGCGATGTCTCCGTCTGCTACACCACTCTGATCAGGCCTGATCATCGGTGGACGCTCACAGGGTGCACCACTCATCTTGAGAGCACAGCAATCCGTCGGATCATCCTCACCCGGAGCACATTCCATAATGACAACGATGTAATCCTTGCCAGGTTTTCCTCCGATAGTTACGAAGAATGACGAGTTACGGGTTACAGTTCCCGGATTAATGATGACATCAATTGAGTCATCTGCGATGAATGCTGGAATCACCTTGGTAATTGCCTTACCAGTCTGATCACCTGGATAATTATTTCTGATATTGTTCAGATCAACTTCAGCATAGAAATTATACTCACCATTCGGATAGAGACGGCTTTTGTCAGTACCTAATGCACCAGTGTTCCATCCAGAGGTGGTTTTATCATTATCAGGCCAGAACCAGGGATTTGCATCAACTACAAGTTCTCGCAGAGCAATATCAGAGTCCGGAACTCCATTAAGGGTTCCACGGAGGAATTTGTAGGAAACCTGGGTCACATTGGATGACCCGACTGTGTTAATGATTCCTAATTCTTCTGGAGCAAGTCCTTTACCACGCTGAATGATCGCAGAGTAAAGGTTTGATTCAATCCGGAAGTTGACGAAATTTCCTGCAGTTATTTTACCGCCATCTTCATTAATATCCTGGTCTTCATTCTGATTCCAGATACGAAGAGCAATAGATGGATCTTTGACAATAAATCCGAGTTGCTTGGATTTTTCTCCGGACCATATCCACCACCGGCCGGTACGGTTCATAAACTGTGCTGGATCAATGAAGAATTTCTTTGGATTATCAATGACAATTGATCCGACAGGTTCGGTAAGATATGCTTCTGAAGTAGGATCAAACCAGGCAATGGTATCTCCGCTTTTCAGGAACAAGGATACATCAAGTCCTTCCTCACCGATGAAGACATCTCCACCCTGAGGAATGACAGTTAATTTATTCTCGGCTGCACTTGAAAAATGCAGATCCAAATCCAAATTAACACCTGGTTCATACAGAATGGTCTCTTCAGCTTTCACACCATTCAACCAGAAGGTTACCGGTTCACCTTTCAGTGTCTCGTTTGCTCCTGCCTGGACCATCATCGGTTGAGATGCAGTTCCGTATGTTCCGTTCGACATTGTAACAGCAGAACCACCCCAGAATCCAAGAATATCAGATTCAACTGTGATTCCGGGCTTTGCAGGCGTATCTCCGATATATACCGTTCCTTTCAGAAACATCGGGACCAGCTGCTTAATCTCCACATCCTCTGCTAATGCAGGTGCAATACCTGCAAGAAGGAGAAGGATGAGAAGACAGGCTCCGATTCCTTTCATCACCTTACTCATCTTACTCACCACCGATCAATATCCCGTCAGTATTCATTTCGATGAGATACCCGACTGTTGGATACATGAATTTATCATCATCCACTCCTCTGATAATCGGATACTCCCACCGCTGAGTCAATGGATTGAACATGAGGGTCTTGTTCCAGGCCTCACCCAGAGATGCAAGAGCTACACTGGCAGGAGTCGGCTGCATTGCCATGATACCAATACCATTCCAGCCGGTCTTGAGATCACGGGTAAATATTCCTCCTTTTGTATAATCAGGAGTAATCACAATTGACCCGGGATCTTCTTTCCAGACCCTAAGTGCTTCAAGTGGCTTAACCGGGTAATCATCGGTGACATTTACCCATTCATTTGCAGCATTGTTAAAGACTGCATACGGAACTCCTCCGGTTTGAATTCCATTGAATAACTTACTAACGGTGTTATAGTTATCAGTTACTGCCATCGGGACAGATACATGGTTCCATCCCTGTTCAACAACAAACTGGCTCCCAGTTCCGATGGTAATGTAATTGTCCTTTGTTGTTGAATTTGAACCACCATTGTTCTTCACAGTCAGGGTTACGGTGTAAATACCTGGTATTGTGAATGTAATTGTTGGATTTTCTTCCGAAGAGGTAGCAACAGTCTGTCCTTCCCGAACAAGCTGCCAGTTCCATTCGTCGACAACACCTGTTGATTCATCAGTAAATTCCACCTGAACCGGGTAGAACTCTGATGATAAAGGTTCAGCAGAGAAAGCTGCTACTGGTGCATCATTCATTACCAGATAATCAACTATCTTCGGAACTCCAACTCCTCTACTGTCTCCAACGTTCAGGATAACCTGGTATGTCCCTGCTTTTTGATAAACATGAACCGGACTCTGGAGTGATGATGTGGAATTGTCGCCAAACTCCCATTGCCATGAAGTTGGTGTTCCACCAGTAGACTTGTCAGTGAACTGCACTTGGTCGCCAGCATATGCTGACGCCGGAGCAACAGTGAAATCTGCAATTAATCCTGTTGATATCGGATTTCCTGTAACAGTTATAGATTTAGATGCAATTGAGCTTCCAAACTTGTCGCTTACCGTCAGGGTAACGTTATAGGTTCCTGGGAGGTAGTAGACATGAGCTGGACTCTGCACAGATGATGATGTTCCATCTCCAAACATCCATTCCCAAGATGCCGGGGATCCAAGTGATTCATCTGAGAACTGAACAGTTTCTCCGGTCAGTGGTGATGCTGGATTAAAACTGAAATCTGCAATCGGTCCGGATATCACATTGATGTAACTATCCTTGGTTGCAGTATTACTGACACCCTCTGCATCAGTAACTGTCAGTTCAATGGTATATTTTCCAGTTTTATCAAAGACTTTCTTTGGATTCTGTTCAGTTGAGAACGGTTCCCCATTTGCAGTCCATGCCCAGCTTACACCTTTCATTACAGATTTGTCAGTGAACTGTACCGAAAGTGGTGCATTGCCTTGAGTTTTATCTGCAGTGAAGTCCACATTGCCTTCACAAGCTTTGTCTTTTAACTCAAAGATGACATGAGCATACAAATCATCTATACCTGGTTGGTTGAATCCATCAATCAGGGCTTTTACAGCAACTCCTGCATATAAAGAATCCTTTCCTTCAATCTTGAAGAGCTTGCTGTCATCAGTCGGCATAGTGGTCAAAACAAACCGATCACCAGTGCTTTCTGGTTCTCCAAGCCGGATGTCGAAGTTGTTGTTTGTACCAGGTGCCTGCACTATTACATCATATTTACCTGTTGCAATACTGCAGAGATCAATACCGTTGGCCTGAAGAAGTCCCTTATTCAGTTCGAACTTGTACGTTCCATCGCAGTAAATGGGAGTTACCGCCATCAGATAGTTTTTCAGACCAAACTGACTCTGCCCAAAGAGCCAGA comes from Methanospirillum hungatei and encodes:
- a CDS encoding DUF3821 domain-containing protein; this encodes MSKVMKGIGACLLILLLLAGIAPALAEDVEIKQLVPMFLKGTVYIGDTPAKPGITVESDILGFWGGSAVTMSNGTYGTASQPMMVQAGANETLKGEPVTFWLNGVKAEETILYEPGVNLDLDLHFSSAAENKLTVIPQGGDVFIGEEGLDVSLFLKSGDTIAWFDPTSEAYLTEPVGSIVIDNPKKFFIDPAQFMNRTGRWWIWSGEKSKQLGFIVKDPSIALRIWNQNEDQDINEDGGKITAGNFVNFRIESNLYSAIIQRGKGLAPEELGIINTVGSSNVTQVSYKFLRGTLNGVPDSDIALRELVVDANPWFWPDNDKTTSGWNTGALGTDKSRLYPNGEYNFYAEVDLNNIRNNYPGDQTGKAITKVIPAFIADDSIDVIINPGTVTRNSSFFVTIGGKPGKDYIVVIMECAPGEDDPTDCCALKMSGAPCERPPMIRPDQSGVADGDIAFDNKEGPFTIGSTKLSPDCCEKSGDIRSVVPTDDKPNARDVYENGVYYYAQVTTDGDNEPTPGYKTVEFTVGPDVAPDRPYRIHVQSVEPDISQVIDGDALVQVNKGVVTLDIKEEPPYYLGNDITLSGTNTDSNVVYLFMTGSQCQNKCGNDLLGWKRPDETENIIQPGLDMIELGCKEESDQFTTIVVPVKSDGTWTYTWKTQKAPINPGTYTVYASSQPINGCCLDCACAVTASRDIILEEPCFDAILEPDIITKPIECCPDGCSWTSMDEILLTGKACGFPHTGEGENVTKEINLWIFGEEKVGNDKYVNARIPVFCDDTFEVNLLNYISLCDLKPGAYSIILQHPMYNHKFDMVEETDVREPIEANRIWMVTSYPDEWSKLFPLDGPGYYQGEQAVSAIKNFLDQRLVDDKYIILTLRIVDDRVPTAAFSADPTQGSRPLEVQFKDESTGKNLTERYWEFGDGTTSTEVNPKHSYSEAGVYTVSLTVMNKDGVKDTATKPDYITVREPRIKADFVASPTSGAAPLSVKFSDKSTGSPTNWFWDFGDGFTSAGVKDPSHTYQYGGKYTVTLTITLGEEIDRVIKKDYITVIGGPQPTPTIGPYDPTKVHLYSGWNFISVARTLADGYNTAGVVFREVPTGGHAIWAYDPARQYWDQVLTGTTIAPLNGYWIYSVNPYTINLTFKNDPISAPITRNLPNGWAAIGFTGGNPATAKDTLKSVKDAWIYARGYDAQHQQWESTIVNGGQGENTYLFPSRGYWLYMEKPGTLAAIGV
- a CDS encoding PKD domain-containing protein; this translates as MITGTVAARTALATLLLFSFVLICSAGAPALPCEFYGTVTIDGSPAPVGTILSAKINDAERGQYVLEEAGKYGGPGTFDQRLKVVAEENDLGTGSAQITFWINGQKAWQETAFQPGVSMNLDLSIGGDAPAVTNVPVDTPVIIAKTETGEESVETAILEPEVEVPTEEQLISDKPIVSDMPPQLPEMENPLPISSGEAMVADFIGDPVSGTVPLTVTFTDLSTGSPTMWAWDFGDGTTDMIANPVHQYMMPGTYTVRLTVSNQESSSTQIKEGYISVTDTSILHADFTASPTSGKPPLSVQFTDKSTGSPTMWAWTFGDGTGDMVANPGHTYATAGKYTVNLTIADATGQSSTSSKKDLILIEGAETPVPTITPIAVPSVPQTFVGTVELYGKPIQSGGTVEARVPGHDIKGQYNPIKTAKGVFGKSGTFSPKLQVQGVPADSEIEFWVADEMNRLVRAYILQDDGSYLWTVPYKPGQETQVRLVVLKNPPNEIPPIPVTPVPTGCAGVPSIPMSIQGDVHITDGTEYLDSEGVCHNCQPNIKVGGMIEARIEGYDVSGPENPFTMVNAGYFGSGNSSWADKLTVQGNCLPENANISFWVKDDGWPRYTQAWLINEDIDANETITVHGETHEVPYEGGKSRTVHLWAGPLPTVPPTPTPTPEPSAWEPQYFYGKAEFNGYPLRVGDRVMATREGIDLSNPTNPVSVLTFGQYGDPVGKEMLAVDVPYESIEQRDPITFWIKPQDFEYWYKAEVKNPLSSSDWGDTYPFTPGSITNVDLRSSDRADFMYFYDIVDTISNCILPEDYSGW